The following coding sequences are from one Verrucosispora sp. WMMD573 window:
- a CDS encoding condensation domain-containing protein, which yields MSLVPWPSVTVRFSGTRSAEGPLNIGQYNILQWLRRESEQFFAAVAGELDVPAATVVDDVARALAVLIERHEGLRTTYLDGVEPQQFVHATGELVVEVYAIEAADPQLVDRASLARDLTRRLRGAGAYRIGELPVRVALAVSPGAASTSSAGVVQAAVIGCSHLAVDYQAMEIIKREFADLIRDRDARPAGGPPIQPLDLVALERTPKALRHEESVLGYWEDRFSRMPQCLYPVPRVAAGTGSVAVEMTSTAAGMALRAVTARTRTSRASVVLAAIGAVLSHRTGVRDLVLPTLSANRFEPHLRQHVGSLAQLASITLTINDTTFDRLVRQAWAAVVDASRHGRYDVDRQSAIARRIEHERGVVFDCEPLFNNLVIESGRAAGRATAPVPTPAELVAARRTTQLRRQPMPAGTTLIRFDLYGTDGQLRLGCWSSDTGRIPDDEVESLLLAVENLLIAAGSADLGARGIRDSIPLSPVRRGPDWRLVDGCWIEVAEVQRLLDDNLPSTGARIFAEADGQPLVAHLARTEAIRTPEQAHAACLAAVKAYPTAMAPRRYVICERVPDNPDDPAAWVDVCCRGSGRNVAAAAPEPC from the coding sequence GTGAGTCTGGTCCCGTGGCCATCGGTGACCGTGCGGTTCAGCGGGACGCGATCGGCCGAAGGACCCCTCAACATCGGCCAGTACAACATCCTGCAGTGGCTGCGTCGCGAGTCGGAGCAGTTCTTCGCGGCCGTCGCGGGGGAACTCGACGTCCCGGCCGCGACCGTGGTCGACGACGTCGCCCGGGCACTCGCGGTCCTGATCGAACGGCACGAGGGACTACGTACGACCTACCTCGACGGCGTCGAGCCGCAGCAGTTCGTGCACGCCACCGGCGAGCTTGTCGTGGAGGTTTACGCGATCGAGGCCGCCGACCCACAACTCGTCGACCGGGCCAGCCTGGCCAGGGACCTCACCCGGCGGTTGCGCGGCGCGGGCGCGTACCGCATCGGCGAACTGCCGGTCCGGGTCGCCCTCGCGGTGTCACCCGGAGCGGCGTCCACCAGCTCCGCCGGGGTGGTGCAGGCCGCGGTGATCGGCTGCTCGCATCTCGCGGTCGACTACCAGGCCATGGAGATCATCAAGCGGGAGTTCGCGGACCTGATCCGTGACCGCGACGCGCGGCCGGCCGGCGGACCACCGATCCAGCCGTTGGACCTGGTCGCCCTGGAACGCACGCCCAAGGCCCTGCGGCACGAGGAATCGGTGCTGGGCTACTGGGAAGACCGCTTCTCCCGCATGCCGCAGTGCCTGTACCCGGTCCCACGGGTCGCCGCGGGCACCGGGTCGGTCGCCGTCGAAATGACCTCCACCGCAGCCGGGATGGCATTGCGAGCGGTGACGGCGCGCACCAGGACGAGCCGCGCCAGCGTCGTGCTGGCGGCGATCGGCGCGGTGCTCTCGCACCGGACCGGCGTCCGGGACCTCGTGCTCCCCACGCTGTCCGCCAATCGTTTCGAGCCGCACCTTCGGCAGCACGTCGGCAGCCTCGCGCAGCTCGCGTCGATCACGCTCACGATCAATGACACCACCTTCGACCGGCTGGTCCGGCAGGCGTGGGCCGCAGTGGTCGACGCGAGCCGGCACGGCCGTTACGACGTGGACCGGCAGAGTGCCATCGCACGCCGGATCGAGCACGAGCGTGGCGTCGTGTTCGACTGCGAGCCGCTGTTCAACAACCTGGTCATCGAGTCCGGTCGGGCGGCCGGTCGGGCCACGGCACCGGTGCCCACGCCGGCTGAGCTGGTTGCCGCGCGACGCACCACGCAGCTGCGACGGCAGCCGATGCCCGCCGGGACCACGCTGATCCGCTTCGACCTCTACGGGACCGACGGACAGTTGCGTCTCGGCTGTTGGAGCAGCGACACCGGCCGCATCCCCGACGACGAGGTCGAGTCGCTGCTCCTGGCGGTCGAGAACCTGTTGATCGCGGCCGGGTCCGCTGACCTCGGCGCCCGCGGGATCCGCGACTCGATCCCGCTCAGCCCGGTGCGGCGGGGCCCCGACTGGCGGCTCGTCGACGGCTGCTGGATCGAGGTGGCCGAGGTGCAACGGTTGCTCGACGACAACCTGCCGTCGACAGGTGCCAGGATCTTCGCGGAGGCGGACGGACAGCCGTTGGTCGCTCATCTGGCGCGGACCGAGGCCATCCGCACCCCCGAACAGGCCCACGCCGCTTGCCTGGCAGCGGTGAAGGCGTATCCGACGGCGATGGCACCACGGCGCTACGTCATCTGCGAACGCGTCCCGGACAACCCCGACGACCCGGCCGCCTGGGTCGACGTGTGCTGCCGGGGATCCGGCCGGAACGTCGCAGCCGCCGCCCCGGAGCCCTGCTGA
- a CDS encoding AMP-binding protein: MSVSIRQRIIDIAEMSADRPAVVGFDENSVEQVLTWRELAERSGRRADALVDAAVRGTGPGVVAIEANNTIQSVVDIVAVLSAQLPLLPLNPASPGPEREKLLNFIGQTYGRAQLIDAEAEAEADADVRPARSPAASRIAYLLPTGGSSGRPKIAIRPGPLGYDPHQVPLPLRRRAGWRAGQRQLILGPLHHAAPFTTLLDGLLDGNTTILPPYFLPAWTVELVERYAVEWIQLTPAHMRTILLLLQPDPASFASVRTVMHTAASCDSFTKKRWIELVGPQHLYEVYSSTENIGGTLVRGDEWQQRPGTVGRGFFTKISIRDDAGNRLGPGQTGKVFMRAGRVSRGDAYLGSQVLETTADGFASVGDFGWLDEDGYLFLAPRRHDVINVGGEKVYPNEVEAQLLEHPAVLDAVVAAAEDQVLGSTVGAYVVCRPGASVSTGELMAHCRSGLVNYKVPTRVTFVDQVPRSAAGKLERWRLAGQRG; this comes from the coding sequence ATGAGCGTATCGATCCGTCAGCGGATCATTGATATCGCGGAGATGTCAGCCGATCGGCCCGCGGTCGTCGGCTTCGACGAGAACTCCGTCGAGCAGGTACTGACGTGGCGGGAGCTGGCCGAGCGGAGCGGTCGGCGGGCGGACGCGCTGGTGGATGCCGCCGTCCGGGGGACCGGCCCGGGCGTGGTCGCGATCGAGGCGAACAACACGATCCAGTCGGTGGTCGACATCGTGGCCGTCCTCTCCGCGCAACTGCCACTGCTGCCGCTGAACCCGGCCTCGCCCGGACCCGAGCGGGAGAAGCTCCTCAACTTCATCGGCCAGACGTACGGACGGGCGCAGCTCATCGACGCCGAGGCCGAGGCCGAGGCCGACGCCGACGTCCGACCGGCGCGGTCGCCGGCGGCCAGCCGGATCGCCTACCTGCTGCCCACCGGCGGTAGCTCCGGCCGGCCGAAGATCGCAATTCGGCCCGGACCACTCGGCTACGATCCGCACCAGGTGCCGTTGCCGCTGCGCCGTCGCGCCGGCTGGCGAGCCGGCCAGCGCCAACTGATCCTCGGTCCGCTGCACCACGCGGCCCCGTTCACCACGCTGCTGGACGGGCTCCTCGACGGCAACACCACAATTCTGCCGCCGTACTTCCTGCCGGCCTGGACGGTGGAGCTGGTCGAGCGCTACGCGGTGGAATGGATTCAGCTCACCCCGGCGCACATGCGCACGATCCTGCTGCTTCTCCAGCCCGACCCGGCCTCCTTCGCCAGCGTGCGTACGGTGATGCACACGGCAGCGTCATGCGACTCGTTCACCAAGAAGCGGTGGATCGAGCTGGTCGGGCCGCAGCACCTGTACGAGGTGTACAGCTCGACCGAGAACATCGGCGGCACCCTGGTGCGTGGGGACGAATGGCAACAGCGGCCCGGGACGGTCGGTCGGGGATTCTTCACCAAGATCAGCATCAGGGACGACGCCGGGAACCGGCTGGGCCCGGGGCAGACCGGCAAGGTGTTCATGCGCGCCGGTCGGGTCTCCAGAGGAGACGCCTATCTGGGCAGCCAGGTGCTGGAAACGACGGCCGACGGTTTCGCAAGCGTCGGCGACTTCGGCTGGCTCGACGAGGACGGCTATCTGTTCCTCGCGCCCCGCCGGCACGACGTGATCAACGTTGGCGGCGAGAAGGTCTACCCCAACGAGGTCGAGGCGCAGTTGCTGGAACACCCCGCGGTGCTGGACGCCGTGGTGGCGGCGGCCGAGGACCAGGTGCTCGGCTCCACGGTCGGCGCCTACGTCGTCTGCAGGCCGGGAGCCTCGGTCAGTACCGGTGAGCTGATGGCGCACTGCCGGTCCGGTCTGGTCAACTACAAGGTGCCGACGCGAGTGACGTTCGTCGATCAGGTGCCGCGCTCGGCCGCCGGGAAGCTCGAACGCTGGCGGCTGGCCGGCCAGCGGGGCTGA